One genomic region from Paroceanicella profunda encodes:
- a CDS encoding IclR family transcriptional regulator domain-containing protein, whose protein sequence is MRGVRQGSPGSPGSPGSPGSPGSPGSPGSPGSPGSPGRWPVHRQPSQGVEPLRAALDTIRRGGGTLSEEQPDHGTCSAAAPVREQGDAVVTALSATGRSDRMRGDARRRVPDTAESASHRHPGDAGPGRGALQTRPSRPAPDPTCPGGVRRRRRFPLSLARNTISTDDVSV, encoded by the coding sequence GTGCGGGGTGTGCGGCAGGGCAGTCCCGGCAGTCCCGGCAGTCCCGGCAGTCCCGGCAGTCCCGGCAGTCCCGGCAGTCCCGGCAGTCCCGGCAGTCCCGGCAGTCCCGGCAGATGGCCGGTTCACCGTCAGCCCTCGCAAGGCGTCGAGCCGCTGCGCGCGGCGCTGGACACCATCCGCCGTGGCGGTGGGACCCTGTCCGAGGAGCAGCCGGACCACGGCACCTGCTCCGCCGCCGCCCCGGTGCGCGAGCAGGGCGACGCCGTGGTGACCGCGCTCTCGGCCACCGGCCGCAGCGACCGGATGCGCGGAGACGCGCGGCGCCGGGTGCCTGACACGGCGGAGAGCGCCTCGCACCGGCATCCCGGCGATGCCGGGCCGGGGCGGGGCGCCTTGCAGACCAGGCCGAGCCGGCCGGCGCCTGATCCCACTTGCCCGGGGGGTGTTCGGCGGAGGCGGCGTTTTCCCTTGAGTCTCGCCCGAAACACGATTTCAACTGATGACGTATCTGTTTGA
- a CDS encoding LysR family transcriptional regulator: protein MPNLRSVLPSLNALHTFEAVARRGSFARASEELNVTPPAVSRMIARLEEYLGVTLFVREPGGVQLSAAGELLFEATARGFATIESALSELQDRRRGLETVAISVSTGFTTHWMMPRMALFKQRFPRVELRFQLIMGAISGPVSDVDFGMRFTEGPDAQHETAFIMPEILVPVCSPRYPRADRRVPLPSGSPPGPVPGENRMDWSHLFFSGPAAAEEPSAPLIFSDYAIVLQAAILGQGMALGWLNVVSHWLCTGDLVPAGEQISVTGRRCQFVNQRNRPLRPVARAVRDWMTLQLQADARQAAEKYPGLGLAAALS from the coding sequence ATGCCAAACCTGCGCTCCGTCCTTCCCTCGCTGAATGCCCTCCATACATTCGAGGCGGTTGCCCGGCGCGGCAGCTTCGCCCGGGCCTCCGAGGAACTGAACGTCACCCCGCCGGCGGTGAGCCGGATGATCGCGCGGCTGGAGGAGTATCTCGGCGTGACGCTCTTCGTGCGCGAGCCCGGCGGCGTGCAGCTCAGCGCCGCGGGGGAGCTGCTGTTCGAGGCCACCGCCAGGGGCTTCGCCACCATCGAGAGCGCGCTCTCGGAGCTGCAGGACCGCAGGCGCGGGCTGGAGACGGTGGCGATCTCCGTCTCAACCGGTTTCACCACGCACTGGATGATGCCGCGCATGGCCTTGTTCAAGCAGCGGTTTCCGCGGGTGGAGCTGCGCTTCCAGCTCATCATGGGCGCCATTTCGGGCCCGGTGAGCGACGTGGATTTCGGCATGCGGTTCACCGAAGGGCCCGATGCCCAGCATGAGACCGCCTTCATCATGCCCGAGATCCTGGTGCCCGTGTGCAGCCCGCGGTACCCGCGCGCGGACCGCCGGGTGCCGCTGCCCTCCGGCAGCCCGCCCGGCCCGGTGCCGGGCGAGAACCGGATGGACTGGTCGCACCTGTTCTTCTCCGGCCCCGCCGCGGCGGAGGAGCCCTCGGCGCCGTTGATCTTCTCGGATTATGCCATCGTTCTGCAGGCGGCCATCCTGGGGCAGGGCATGGCGCTGGGCTGGCTGAACGTGGTGTCGCACTGGCTGTGCACGGGAGACCTGGTGCCGGCGGGCGAGCAGATCTCCGTCACCGGGCGGCGCTGCCAGTTCGTGAACCAGCGCAACCGGCCGCTGCGCCCGGTGGCCCGCGCGGTGCGGGACTGGATGACCCTGCAACTTCAGGCGGATGCCCGGCAGGCGGCGGAGAAATACCCCGGGCTTGGCCTCGCCGCCGCGCTGTCCTGA
- a CDS encoding ABC transporter ATP-binding protein: MSNSANPKEDQARLGVSIRHATKRYGLFTALDDVSLEVEPGEFLSILGPSGSGKTTCLGLLGGFVQPSSGQILLGTRDITFEPPHKRDIGIVFQNYALFPHMSVGANITFPLRARRLPKADWPAKLRAALEMVDLAGYEDRSVDALSGGQKQRVALARAMIFEPRLILMDEPLSALDKQLRESMQIELKQLHEKLSATIIYVTHDQREALTMSDRIAVMRAGRIVQLDTPERLHDHPADSFVAGFIGEATLLPVLPAGPDAVRLGEALLATARPVPAGARLFLAVQLEKLTVARPGDAPGGNTLSATLVHALYQGETYRLFVRLDSGEQISLRLPGNHAGRALLPGPGERLTLNLHPEDTIVVPESA; encoded by the coding sequence ATGTCGAACAGCGCAAATCCGAAGGAAGACCAGGCCAGGCTCGGTGTCTCCATCCGCCATGCCACCAAGCGCTACGGGCTGTTCACCGCGCTTGACGACGTGAGCCTGGAGGTGGAGCCGGGCGAGTTCCTCTCGATCCTCGGGCCCTCGGGCTCGGGCAAGACCACCTGCCTCGGCCTGCTGGGCGGCTTCGTGCAGCCCTCCTCCGGGCAGATCCTGCTCGGCACCCGCGACATTACATTCGAGCCGCCGCACAAGCGCGACATCGGCATCGTGTTCCAGAACTACGCGCTGTTCCCGCACATGAGCGTGGGGGCGAACATCACCTTCCCGCTGCGCGCCCGGCGCCTGCCGAAGGCGGACTGGCCGGCGAAGCTGCGCGCCGCGCTGGAGATGGTCGACCTCGCCGGCTACGAGGACCGGTCGGTGGACGCGCTCTCCGGTGGGCAGAAGCAACGCGTGGCGCTGGCCCGCGCGATGATCTTCGAGCCCCGGCTGATCCTGATGGACGAGCCGCTCTCCGCGCTGGACAAGCAGCTGCGCGAGAGCATGCAGATCGAGCTCAAGCAACTGCACGAGAAGCTCTCCGCCACCATCATCTACGTCACGCATGACCAGCGCGAGGCACTCACCATGTCCGACCGCATCGCGGTGATGCGGGCCGGGCGCATCGTGCAGCTCGACACGCCCGAGCGCCTGCATGACCACCCGGCGGACAGTTTCGTGGCCGGGTTCATCGGCGAGGCGACCCTGCTGCCCGTCCTGCCCGCCGGCCCCGATGCGGTCCGGCTGGGAGAGGCGCTGCTGGCCACGGCGAGGCCGGTGCCTGCCGGCGCGCGCCTGTTCCTGGCCGTGCAGCTGGAGAAGCTCACCGTGGCCCGGCCGGGCGATGCGCCGGGGGGGAACACGCTCAGCGCCACGCTGGTCCACGCACTCTACCAGGGCGAGACCTACCGGCTGTTCGTGCGGCTGGACAGCGGCGAGCAGATCAGCCTGCGCCTTCCCGGAAACCATGCCGGCCGGGCCCTGCTGCCCGGCCCCGGCGAACGCCTGACCCTGAACCTGCACCCCGAGGACACGATCGTCGTGCCCGAATCCGCCTGA
- a CDS encoding HAD-IA family hydrolase, whose protein sequence is MKLTDFKVLTFDVVGTLIDFETGVLTAVRTLGGPKAAAASDDEIFAPYLRGRELNYGRSSQAMKDVYLHLASETGFTADAATADAFQLACLRWPAFADSAEALARLRRQFRLVAMTNADRTAFSAYSDTLGNPFHDSVTCDETGTAKPDPCFFAFNRGRQSAHGYKQSEILHVAQSQYHDIGIAKRLGYTTCWIERRADQEGFGGSPEPETLTTPDFHFTTLKALADAVDAERAAERAARAA, encoded by the coding sequence ATGAAACTGACCGATTTCAAGGTGCTGACCTTCGACGTCGTGGGCACTCTGATCGACTTCGAGACCGGCGTGCTCACCGCCGTGCGCACCCTCGGCGGCCCGAAGGCCGCGGCCGCCAGCGATGACGAGATCTTCGCGCCCTACCTGCGCGGGCGGGAACTGAACTACGGCCGCTCCTCGCAGGCGATGAAGGACGTCTACCTGCACCTCGCCTCCGAGACCGGCTTCACCGCCGACGCGGCCACGGCCGACGCCTTCCAGCTCGCCTGCCTGCGCTGGCCGGCCTTCGCGGATTCCGCCGAGGCCCTCGCCCGGCTGCGCCGCCAGTTCCGCCTGGTGGCGATGACCAACGCCGACCGCACCGCCTTCTCCGCCTATTCCGACACGCTGGGCAACCCGTTCCACGACAGCGTGACCTGCGACGAGACCGGCACGGCGAAGCCCGATCCCTGCTTCTTCGCCTTCAACCGGGGCCGGCAGTCCGCCCATGGCTACAAGCAGTCCGAGATCCTGCACGTGGCGCAGAGCCAGTACCACGACATCGGCATCGCGAAGCGCCTCGGCTACACCACCTGCTGGATCGAGCGGCGCGCCGACCAGGAGGGGTTCGGCGGCTCGCCGGAGCCGGAGACGCTCACCACCCCGGACTTCCACTTCACCACCCTGAAGGCGCTGGCCGACGCGGTGGACGCCGAACGCGCCGCCGAGCGCGCGGCCCGGGCCGCCTGA
- a CDS encoding NAD(P)/FAD-dependent oxidoreductase has translation MPDAPPFPDIASLWQETAAPRPVFGRLETDTACDVAIIGGGYTGLCAARALAGFGLAPVVLEASRVGWGASGRNGGVVGAKFRIAFSEMAKRFGLETARRMHALGQAAVEGVGETVESLAIEGADYRPTGALRCAHTPGHLAALRAEADWLRDVLGDSHVRLLGPEETARETGSQDFCGSMLTGHGGIIHPLNYAFGLARGVQAAGVPLFEESPALRLERERGGLRVITPRGSLWAKQVLIATNGYSDLTPATAAVRRGVIPFRSAMIATAPLTGAQAADLLPEGRSYTETRRMMRWFRRADGRLLYGGRGAFGTSDRASAFAALERAMLRQFPGLEGHPVTHRWSGLVAMTLDSLPHLGPAEDRVVHCLGYNGTGVAMASHIGREAARLLCGETPDAGLLGSLPLRPVPFYPLRAPAVRAVAGWYQLLDALGR, from the coding sequence ATGCCCGACGCGCCCCCCTTCCCCGACATCGCCTCGCTCTGGCAGGAGACGGCCGCGCCGCGGCCGGTCTTCGGCCGGCTGGAGACGGATACGGCCTGCGATGTCGCCATCATCGGCGGCGGCTACACCGGGCTGTGCGCCGCGCGGGCGCTGGCGGGCTTTGGGCTGGCGCCCGTGGTGCTGGAGGCCAGCCGCGTGGGCTGGGGCGCTTCCGGGCGCAACGGCGGCGTGGTGGGGGCGAAGTTCCGCATCGCCTTCTCCGAGATGGCGAAACGCTTCGGGCTGGAGACGGCCCGGCGCATGCATGCGCTCGGCCAGGCGGCGGTGGAGGGCGTGGGCGAGACGGTCGAGAGCCTCGCCATCGAAGGGGCGGACTACCGGCCCACCGGCGCCCTGCGCTGCGCCCACACGCCCGGCCACCTCGCCGCCCTGCGCGCCGAGGCGGACTGGCTGCGCGACGTGCTGGGCGACAGCCATGTCCGCCTGCTGGGCCCGGAGGAGACGGCGCGCGAAACCGGCTCGCAGGATTTCTGCGGCAGCATGCTCACCGGGCATGGCGGCATCATCCACCCGCTGAACTACGCCTTCGGCCTCGCGCGCGGCGTGCAGGCGGCGGGCGTGCCACTGTTCGAGGAGAGCCCCGCCCTGCGGCTGGAACGCGAGCGGGGGGGCCTGCGCGTGATCACCCCGCGCGGCAGCCTGTGGGCGAAGCAGGTGCTCATCGCCACCAACGGCTATTCCGATCTCACGCCGGCCACCGCCGCCGTGCGCCGCGGGGTGATCCCCTTCCGCTCGGCGATGATCGCCACCGCGCCGCTCACCGGAGCGCAGGCCGCGGACCTCCTGCCCGAGGGGCGCAGCTACACCGAGACCCGGCGGATGATGCGCTGGTTCCGGCGCGCGGACGGCCGGCTGCTCTACGGCGGGCGCGGCGCCTTCGGCACGTCCGACCGCGCCTCCGCCTTCGCCGCGCTGGAACGGGCGATGCTGCGCCAGTTCCCCGGGCTGGAGGGCCACCCGGTGACGCACCGCTGGTCCGGCCTTGTTGCGATGACGCTCGACAGCCTGCCCCACCTGGGCCCGGCGGAGGACCGCGTGGTCCATTGCCTGGGCTACAACGGCACCGGTGTCGCGATGGCCAGCCACATCGGCCGCGAGGCGGCGCGGCTGCTGTGCGGCGAGACGCCGGACGCGGGGCTGCTGGGCAGCCTGCCGCTGCGCCCGGTGCCCTTCTACCCGCTGCGCGCCCCGGCGGTGCGCGCGGTGGCCGGCTGGTACCAGCTGCTCGACGCCCTCGGCCGCTGA
- a CDS encoding ABC transporter substrate-binding protein: MTRISRGLYCSLPVLAALCALPAAAEEVMFVSQGGAYQEAQTKAILDPVAEKLGITVKQDSSPDAWPVIKTQTATGQPIWDVIDTPTKDCVRGGQQGMIEPLDLAKLPNLAAMPADYRTDYSVAYEFYSSVLAYSTQAYGDTPPQSWADFWDVEKFPGPRALRNHPLATLEAALMADGVKPQDMYPLDIDRAFAKLEEIKPYITVWWSSGAQSAQLLADGEVDMEMAWNGRVSSIAKEGAPVAFTYNQGMLQFTSLCILKDAPNLDTAWKFVNAAMDPEIQANFPAYIDYGPGNPAAYDTGKISPERAAEMPSAPANASRQVLVSTDWWTSPEGEEVLKRWAEFIQQ, translated from the coding sequence ATGACAAGGATTTCCAGGGGTCTCTACTGTTCTCTGCCGGTTCTGGCCGCGCTGTGCGCCCTGCCCGCGGCCGCGGAGGAGGTGATGTTCGTGTCCCAGGGCGGCGCCTATCAGGAGGCCCAGACAAAGGCCATCCTCGACCCGGTGGCCGAGAAGCTCGGCATCACCGTGAAGCAGGACAGCAGCCCCGATGCCTGGCCGGTGATCAAGACCCAGACCGCCACGGGACAGCCGATCTGGGACGTGATCGACACCCCCACGAAGGATTGCGTGCGCGGCGGCCAGCAGGGCATGATCGAGCCGCTCGACCTTGCGAAGCTGCCGAACTTGGCCGCCATGCCGGCGGACTATCGCACGGATTACTCGGTGGCCTACGAGTTCTATTCCTCCGTCCTCGCCTATTCCACCCAGGCCTATGGCGACACCCCGCCGCAAAGCTGGGCGGATTTCTGGGACGTGGAGAAGTTCCCCGGGCCGAGGGCGCTTCGCAACCACCCGCTCGCAACGCTGGAGGCAGCCCTGATGGCCGACGGGGTGAAACCGCAGGACATGTACCCGCTCGACATCGACCGCGCCTTCGCCAAGCTGGAGGAGATCAAGCCCTACATCACCGTGTGGTGGAGCTCCGGCGCCCAGTCCGCCCAGCTGCTGGCCGATGGCGAGGTGGACATGGAGATGGCCTGGAACGGCCGTGTCTCCTCCATCGCCAAGGAGGGCGCCCCGGTGGCCTTCACCTACAACCAGGGCATGCTGCAGTTCACCTCGCTGTGCATCCTGAAGGACGCGCCGAACCTCGACACCGCGTGGAAGTTCGTGAACGCCGCGATGGACCCGGAGATCCAGGCCAACTTCCCGGCCTACATCGACTACGGGCCCGGCAACCCGGCCGCCTACGACACCGGCAAGATCAGCCCGGAGCGGGCCGCCGAGATGCCGAGCGCGCCGGCGAACGCCTCCCGCCAGGTGCTGGTCTCCACCGACTGGTGGACCTCGCCGGAGGGGGAGGAGGTGCTCAAGCGCTGGGCCGAGTTCATCCAGCAGTGA